The Rahnella aquatilis CIP 78.65 = ATCC 33071 genomic sequence GCGCGCTGCGGGACATCGCCATATGCGCCGTGGAGGTGCCGCCAATCAGCGCGATGCGGTTGTCGAAATCGGCCGATTCACCGGATGCGCCGCTGGCCCCGAGAATACCGAGGCTGCCGGCATGGGCATCAATGATAGAAACGCTGACCGCAGTCCCTGCCATCAGCCCCATTTCTGCGGCGGCACGCTGTGTCAGGCCATGCCCGAGCGGTTCGCCCATGGTTTTCACTTCGCTGCCGATTTTCGCCGCGTTGTTTTCCAGCAAATCTTCCAGCCCGATCTGGCGGAAATAGCTCGGGTCCCAGCGGTCTTCATGGCCGATATAGGTCCATTTACAGACGGTGGAACACAGCGAACGTGTGGTGTCCTGCGTGGCGCGCCAGGTCAGGAAATCCGGCAGGTCGAAAAGATGCCCGACGTTGTTCCAGGTGGTCGGCATATGCTGTTTCAGCCACAGCAATTTCGGCGTTTGCATTTCCGGCGAAATAATCCCGCCAACAAATTCCAGCACGCGGTGACCGGTGGCGTTGATGCGCTCGGCCTGAGTGATGGCACGGTGATCCATCCAGACAATAATGTTTTGCTCGCTGCGCCCGGACGGGCTGACGGTCAGCGGCTTGCCTTCTTTATCCAGTACGACCAGCGAACAGGTGGCGTCGAAGCCGATACCTTTCACCTGGATCGGGTTGATGTCAGCCTGATTGACCGCATCTTTCACGGCGTTACAGACCGACTGCCAGATCTCATCAGAAGATTGCTCGACGAAATCGGCTTTCGGGCGGTACAACGTGATCTCACGGCTGGCCTGACCGACCATGCGGCCGGTCATGTCGAAGACGCCCGCGCGGGCGCTGCCGGTTCCTACGTCTACTCCAATAAAATAACTCGCCATGTTCTTTCCCTTCGGTAAAAAGCTTTCGCTTAAGATTTTCTGTTTTGCAGAGCGATAAACAGGATCAGGACGCCGCCCCACAGGGCCATTGTCAGGTAACTGCTGACGCCCATCAGGTTCAGGCCGCTTTCCAGCATTTGCAGGACGATCAGCGCCAGTACCAGCCCGATGACCCGGCCGAAACCGCCGTCGGGATTAATCCCGCCAAGCACCGAGGCCAGAATGGTCACCAGCAAATAGGAGTCGCCGTAGCCCGCTTTCGCCGAGTTAAATTTGGACATCATCAGCAGTGCCGCGCCCCATCCGAGCAGGGCGGAAAGCACATACACCGCGATGGTGACTTTGTGCGTATTGACGCCGCTGAAACGTGTGGCCTGTTCGTTGGAACCCATCAGATACAGGCTCCGGCCAAGCGTGGTGTGTTCGAGTAACACCCACAGCAAAAGCGCGACCAGCAGGAAGAGCAGCAGGGCGACCGGAATGCCCAGCAGGCTGCCGTTACTGAGATACTGGATTGCCGCCGGGAAGCCGGAAATGACGGCCCCGTTGGTCAGCAGAATATTCAGCCCGGCAATCAGCGTCATGGTGCCGAGCGTCGCCAGAATCGGTGATACGCCGATATACGCAATCAGCGCGCCATTAAGTACGCCAATGATCACCGCCACAGCCAGACCGGCGAGCATCGCCAGCACGAAATATTGCGGCTGATCCGGATGTGCCACCAGAATGGCCGCCATTGCCAGCGAACAGGCATTGGCACCGGCAATGACCGAAAGGTTGATACCGCCGGTGAGCATGGTGATGCCCATCCCCAGCGCCAGCATGCCCAGAATCGGCAACTGCGAAGAGATCGACTGGAAATTGCCGATGCTGTAAAAACTGCCGCCCAGCGTGAACGAGAACAATACGGCAACGGCAACGATGATCAGCAACTGCAAGCGGATGATGCGGTCGCCGGGGAAGAATCGGGTTAAGGTTGTCATGTCACATCCCCTTTGCCAGTTTACGTTTTTCATTCCACGCGGTGCTGCTGATGCTGACCAGAATGATCACGCCGCTGAATACCTGATGCCAGTAAGACGAAATACTCAGCAGCGTCAGGCCGTTTTGCAGGAAGGCCAGCAGCATCACACCGAGGATGGTACCGGTCAGTGAGCCGCGTCCGCCGGTCATGCTGGTGCCGCCTAAAACCACCGCCGCCAGTACCGTCAGTTCATAACCGAGCAGCGAGTTGGGGGCCACGGACTGGGTAATCTGCGCCTGCACCACGGCAGCGATGCCGGCCAGTAAGCCCATAAAGCCATACACGTAAAAATGCAGACGCAGGATGTTCAGGCCGAGGCGTGACGCGGCGTCACGGT encodes the following:
- a CDS encoding FGGY-family carbohydrate kinase, with translation MASYFIGVDVGTGSARAGVFDMTGRMVGQASREITLYRPKADFVEQSSDEIWQSVCNAVKDAVNQADINPIQVKGIGFDATCSLVVLDKEGKPLTVSPSGRSEQNIIVWMDHRAITQAERINATGHRVLEFVGGIISPEMQTPKLLWLKQHMPTTWNNVGHLFDLPDFLTWRATQDTTRSLCSTVCKWTYIGHEDRWDPSYFRQIGLEDLLENNAAKIGSEVKTMGEPLGHGLTQRAAAEMGLMAGTAVSVSIIDAHAGSLGILGASGASGESADFDNRIALIGGTSTAHMAMSRSARYIGGIWGPYYSAILPDYWLNEGGQSTTGALIDHVIQSHPCYQDLLKQGKDSGKTIYEVLNGILRKMAGEPENIAFLTRDIHMLPYFHGNRSPRANPTLTGTLSGLKLSRTPEDMALHYLATIQALALGTRHIIETMNQSGYRIDTMMASGGGTKNPVFVQEHSNATGCAMLLPEESEAMLLGSAMMGTVAAGAYDSLPEAMAAMSRIGKTVTPQTNKIKEYYDRKYRVFHEMYHDSMKYRRLMQGETQ
- a CDS encoding ABC transporter permease, with translation MTTLTRFFPGDRIIRLQLLIIVAVAVLFSFTLGGSFYSIGNFQSISSQLPILGMLALGMGITMLTGGINLSVIAGANACSLAMAAILVAHPDQPQYFVLAMLAGLAVAVIIGVLNGALIAYIGVSPILATLGTMTLIAGLNILLTNGAVISGFPAAIQYLSNGSLLGIPVALLLFLLVALLLWVLLEHTTLGRSLYLMGSNEQATRFSGVNTHKVTIAVYVLSALLGWGAALLMMSKFNSAKAGYGDSYLLVTILASVLGGINPDGGFGRVIGLVLALIVLQMLESGLNLMGVSSYLTMALWGGVLILFIALQNRKS